In a single window of the Equus quagga isolate Etosha38 chromosome 7, UCLA_HA_Equagga_1.0, whole genome shotgun sequence genome:
- the MRPL22 gene encoding 39S ribosomal protein L22, mitochondrial isoform X2: MDAEFEGEAHFGEIYHCRRQIKYSKDKMWYLAKLIRGMSIDQALAQLEFSDKKGAQIIKEVLLEAQDMAVRDHNVEFRSNLYIAESTSGRGQYLKRIRYHGRGHFGIMEKVYCHYFVKLVEGPPPPHEAPKTALTHAKEYIQELQNRTIIHTL, encoded by the exons GAAATCTACCATTGTCGAAggcaaataaaatacagcaaagaCAAGATGTGGTATTTGGCAAAACTG ATACGAGGAATGTCCATTGACCAGGCTTTGGCTCAGTTGGAATTCAGTGACAAAAAAGGGGCCCAAATAATTAAAGAG GTTCTCTTAGAAGCACAAGATATGGCAGTGAGAGACCACAATGTGGAATTCAGATCCAATTTATATATAG CTGAGTCCACCTCAGGGCGAGGCCAGTACCTGAAACGCATCCGATACCACGGCAGAGGTCACTTTGGGATCATGGAGAAGGTTTATTGCCATTATTTTGTGAAGTTGGTGGAAGGCCCCCCACCTCCACATGAAGCACCCAAGACAGCACTTACCCACGCCAAAGAGTATATTCAGGAGCTCCAGAACCGGACCATCATTCACACTCTATGA